One window from the genome of Candidatus Synechococcus calcipolaris G9 encodes:
- a CDS encoding N-acetylmuramoyl-L-alanine amidase produces the protein MRWTIVRFALTLGMTMLCLAGLMTLTGQQPRSQEANLQVQEQIWAEVNRYVPTIETGVPVDARCEVTAAPAIDAALDTLVETVPHYRPQEIWRRADPSNYGDRVRQDVYGRPVSESLLVVIHETVGPAEGTVHLFQTYHPYDYQQVSYHTIIDQDGTLIHTVPAKNRAYGAGNSEFQGESVKTNPEIAASVNNFAYHISLETPDDGIHEYDSHSGYTDAQYRSLAWLISRTHVAEDRVVFHKDIDRYGERNDPRSFDQALLDNYLKPYQGIRTAYCSLVAKGKGLSASKYPIELN, from the coding sequence ATGCGCTGGACTATTGTTCGATTTGCTTTGACGCTGGGCATGACCATGCTATGTTTGGCAGGACTGATGACTCTGACGGGCCAGCAGCCTCGGAGTCAGGAAGCCAATCTTCAGGTTCAGGAACAAATTTGGGCGGAGGTTAACCGCTATGTTCCCACCATTGAAACGGGCGTGCCTGTAGACGCTCGGTGTGAAGTTACCGCAGCACCCGCTATAGATGCTGCCCTAGATACCCTGGTGGAAACAGTGCCCCACTATCGACCCCAGGAAATTTGGCGGCGGGCAGATCCCAGTAACTATGGCGATCGCGTCCGGCAAGATGTCTATGGTCGTCCGGTGAGTGAGTCCCTTTTAGTGGTGATTCATGAAACCGTTGGCCCTGCCGAGGGAACCGTTCACCTGTTTCAGACCTACCATCCCTACGACTATCAACAGGTGAGCTATCACACCATTATTGATCAGGATGGAACCCTCATTCATACCGTACCCGCCAAGAATCGAGCCTACGGAGCAGGGAATTCTGAGTTTCAGGGGGAATCCGTGAAAACGAATCCAGAGATCGCGGCATCAGTAAATAATTTTGCCTACCATATCTCCCTGGAAACCCCCGATGATGGCATCCACGAATACGATAGCCACAGTGGCTATACGGATGCCCAGTATCGCTCGTTGGCATGGCTGATTAGTCGTACCCATGTTGCTGAGGATCGGGTGGTGTTTCATAAGGACATCGATCGCTACGGAGAACGGAATGATCCCCGCAGTTTTGATCAAGCCCTGCTGGATAACTATCTCAAGCCCTACCAAGGGATTCGCACTGCCTACTGTAGTCTTGTGGCCAAGGGGAAAGGGCTATCCGCCTCGAAATATCCCATAGAACTGAACTAG
- the purE gene encoding 5-(carboxyamino)imidazole ribonucleotide mutase, giving the protein MNETTCVAIVMGSDSDLPTLQGAISICEDFAVPWEVQILSAHRTPLEMNEFAQGAHQRGIKVIIAGAGGAAHLPGMVAALTPLPVIGVPVPSRHLQGVDSLYSIVQMPTGVPVATVAIGNARNAGLLAVQILASHDPALLERVCAYRHALRETIREKNHQLQSLGYRDYLSQMSL; this is encoded by the coding sequence ATGAATGAGACCACCTGCGTCGCCATTGTCATGGGAAGTGATTCGGATTTACCGACCCTTCAGGGGGCGATCTCCATCTGTGAAGATTTTGCCGTTCCCTGGGAGGTACAGATTCTCTCAGCCCATCGAACTCCCCTAGAAATGAACGAGTTTGCCCAAGGGGCCCATCAACGCGGCATCAAAGTTATTATTGCCGGAGCCGGAGGGGCAGCCCATTTACCTGGAATGGTTGCGGCCCTCACCCCCCTACCCGTCATTGGTGTGCCCGTACCGAGCCGTCATCTTCAGGGCGTGGATTCCCTTTACTCCATTGTGCAAATGCCCACCGGTGTTCCCGTAGCAACTGTGGCGATCGGTAATGCCCGTAATGCTGGATTACTAGCTGTACAGATCTTAGCGAGTCATGATCCTGCTCTCCTAGAGCGGGTCTGCGCCTACCGTCACGCCTTAAGAGAAACCATCAGAGAAAAAAATCATCAACTTCAGTCCCTGGGCTACCGTGATTACCTCAGTCAGATGTCCCTCTAG
- a CDS encoding B12-binding domain-containing radical SAM protein yields MNVLLLYPKFPQSFWSYDRLMEIAGLKATIPPLGIITVASLLPPEWNIRFCDRNVREETEDDWEWCDLVILSAMLVQKPDFLELVKKAHQLGKKVAAGGPYPTSVTQESIDAGVDYLILDEGEITIPLFIEAVNRGESQGTFRATEKPDVSQSPMPRFDLLDLDAYLMMAVQFSRGCPFNCEFCDIISLYGRKPRTKEPQQAIAELQALYDLGWRGSLFIVDDNFIGNQRNVKRFLRELIPWMEERNFPFTFITEASVNLAEDDELLELMGKSGFYAVFLGIETPDQDSLQVTRKVQNTRNPLVEACNKINKAGLLIYAGFILGFDGERAGAGERIRAFVEETSIPQPMLGILQAPHNTALWDRLAKENRLLVDHENQTGDQNTLMNFIPTRPIEEIAEEYVQAFWNLYDPAQYLRRCFNQCLNIRLANAKKQTMQFPLGKGLRLIAQVFWLQGIRRPEIRQQFWRQLWTIFWKKPQVLNMYLGLCAAGEHFWEYRVLARQRIAEQLHYDPLHPPMKSVSEPLLLEQAS; encoded by the coding sequence ATGAACGTCCTCCTTCTCTATCCCAAATTTCCCCAGTCCTTTTGGTCCTACGATCGCCTCATGGAGATCGCTGGCTTAAAGGCAACCATTCCCCCCCTAGGAATTATTACCGTTGCCTCCCTTTTGCCACCGGAGTGGAATATTCGATTCTGCGATCGCAATGTCCGAGAAGAAACCGAGGACGATTGGGAATGGTGTGATCTCGTGATTCTTTCCGCCATGTTGGTGCAAAAGCCCGACTTTTTGGAACTGGTCAAAAAAGCCCATCAACTAGGGAAAAAGGTAGCCGCTGGTGGCCCCTATCCCACCTCTGTCACCCAGGAATCCATTGATGCAGGTGTGGATTATCTGATTCTTGATGAGGGGGAAATTACCATTCCCCTGTTCATTGAGGCCGTCAATCGGGGGGAGAGCCAGGGAACCTTTCGGGCTACAGAAAAACCCGATGTCAGTCAAAGTCCCATGCCCCGTTTTGATCTCCTGGATTTGGATGCCTATCTGATGATGGCGGTTCAGTTTTCCCGAGGTTGTCCCTTCAACTGTGAATTTTGTGACATTATTTCCCTCTATGGCCGTAAACCACGCACGAAGGAACCCCAACAGGCGATCGCCGAACTCCAGGCTCTCTATGACTTAGGCTGGCGGGGTTCCCTCTTCATTGTGGATGACAACTTCATTGGCAATCAACGCAATGTGAAGCGATTTTTGCGGGAATTGATTCCCTGGATGGAGGAGCGGAACTTTCCCTTTACGTTTATTACTGAAGCTTCTGTAAACTTAGCCGAGGACGATGAACTCCTAGAATTAATGGGCAAATCCGGCTTCTATGCGGTTTTCTTAGGCATTGAAACCCCCGATCAAGACAGTCTGCAAGTGACCCGCAAGGTACAAAATACCCGCAATCCCCTAGTAGAGGCCTGTAATAAGATCAATAAGGCTGGATTACTGATCTATGCAGGCTTTATCCTTGGCTTTGATGGTGAGCGGGCCGGAGCCGGGGAACGAATTCGCGCCTTTGTTGAGGAAACCAGTATTCCCCAACCGATGCTGGGTATTCTTCAGGCCCCCCACAACACAGCCCTTTGGGATCGCCTAGCAAAGGAAAATCGCCTTTTAGTAGATCATGAAAACCAAACCGGGGATCAAAATACCCTGATGAATTTCATTCCCACCCGCCCCATCGAGGAGATTGCCGAAGAGTACGTCCAGGCATTTTGGAATCTCTATGATCCGGCCCAGTATCTCCGCCGTTGTTTCAACCAATGTCTAAATATCCGCCTCGCCAATGCCAAAAAACAAACCATGCAGTTTCCCCTAGGCAAGGGATTACGCTTGATTGCCCAAGTGTTTTGGCTCCAGGGCATCCGTCGCCCTGAAATCCGCCAGCAATTTTGGCGGCAACTATGGACGATTTTCTGGAAAAAACCCCAAGTCTTGAATATGTATCTGGGCCTATGTGCCGCAGGTGAGCATTTTTGGGAATACCGAGTCTTGGCGCGGCAACGGATTGCAGAGCAATTGCACTATGATCCCTTGCATCCACCCATGAAATCTGTATCAGAACCATTGCTGCTAGAGCAGGCTTCCTGA